From the genome of Nocardia sp. NBC_01503, one region includes:
- a CDS encoding geranylgeranyl reductase family protein, which yields MGSAEIAPEQGHSSDVLPAHADVLVVGAGPAGSAAAAWAAQAGRDVLLTDSAVFPRDKTCGDGLTPRATAELEHLGLGDWVRAHTVNHGLRMAGFGREALLPWPKGSFPVYGSAVPRTELDDKLRDTAVKFGARMVEGAKVVEVARDGDRVTGVTVKTEGGLRAVSCKVLIVADGVRSPVGKLLGRTWHREYAYGTAARAYIKSERHDDPWITSHLELRDGDNELVPGYGWVFPLGNGEVNIGVGSLATERRPSHISLKPLLQHYVSLRREEWGFEGEARAVASALLPMGGAVSNVAGRNWALVGDAAGCVNPLNGEGIDYGLEGGHMLSGLLDAPDLTRIWPELLRERYGRTYSVARRLAALATHPRAVPFGGPPVMRSQLLQRTAVRVMGNLVTDEDLDLTARLWRGAGRASMRFDKLQPFA from the coding sequence ATGGGTTCAGCGGAAATCGCGCCGGAGCAGGGGCACTCGTCGGATGTTCTGCCAGCGCATGCCGATGTGCTGGTGGTGGGCGCCGGACCGGCGGGTTCGGCCGCCGCGGCATGGGCGGCACAGGCGGGGCGCGATGTGCTGCTCACCGATTCGGCGGTCTTCCCGCGCGATAAGACCTGTGGTGACGGGCTGACGCCGCGCGCCACCGCGGAGCTGGAGCATCTGGGGCTCGGCGACTGGGTGCGCGCGCATACGGTCAATCACGGCCTGCGCATGGCCGGGTTCGGGCGTGAGGCGCTGCTGCCGTGGCCCAAGGGGTCGTTCCCGGTGTACGGAAGCGCCGTTCCGCGAACCGAACTCGACGACAAGCTGCGCGATACCGCGGTGAAGTTCGGTGCCCGCATGGTCGAGGGCGCGAAGGTGGTGGAGGTGGCGCGGGACGGGGATCGGGTCACCGGGGTCACCGTCAAGACCGAGGGCGGGCTGCGCGCGGTCTCGTGCAAGGTGCTGATCGTCGCCGACGGCGTGCGGTCGCCGGTGGGAAAGCTGTTGGGGCGCACCTGGCATCGCGAGTACGCGTACGGGACCGCGGCGCGCGCGTACATCAAGTCCGAGCGGCATGACGATCCGTGGATCACCTCGCATCTGGAATTGCGGGACGGCGACAATGAATTGGTGCCGGGCTACGGGTGGGTGTTCCCGCTCGGCAATGGCGAGGTCAATATCGGGGTCGGTTCACTGGCGACCGAGCGGCGACCCTCGCATATCTCGCTGAAACCGCTGCTGCAGCACTATGTCTCGCTGCGCCGGGAAGAGTGGGGTTTCGAGGGTGAGGCGCGCGCGGTCGCTTCGGCACTGCTGCCCATGGGTGGTGCGGTATCGAATGTGGCCGGGCGCAATTGGGCGCTGGTCGGCGATGCGGCGGGCTGCGTGAATCCGTTGAACGGTGAGGGCATCGACTACGGACTCGAAGGCGGACATATGCTTTCGGGCCTGCTGGACGCACCGGATCTGACCCGTATCTGGCCCGAGCTGCTGCGTGAGCGGTACGGCCGCACCTATTCGGTGGCGCGGCGGCTGGCGGCGCTGGCCACGCATCCGCGGGCGGTGCCGTTCGGCGGTCCGCCGGTGATGCGGTCGCAGTTGTTGCAGCGCACGGCCGTTCGGGTGATGGGCAATCTGGTGACCGATGAGGATCTGGATCTGACCGCCCGACTGTGGCGGGGTGCGGGGCGCGCGTCGATGCGATTCGACAAACTGCAGCCGTTCGCGTGA